Proteins from a single region of Nerophis ophidion isolate RoL-2023_Sa linkage group LG10, RoL_Noph_v1.0, whole genome shotgun sequence:
- the LOC133560506 gene encoding uncharacterized protein LOC133560506 isoform X2, with protein sequence MWVYLMVLLLPACSGRGFNFLGTVVTFYPNETSDDTVVLRYKLAFNECDNIRVQECPFANCSLTVVSVERVDEDSGGEWCLREVVVLVNTSSSKLFELRLTGGQWINVTNRVTDVLAVTHVDVRNRSSVSRPNSSPVTTMLPILRVPSNCSMNWTLLTFDPEGDAVRCRFEDITSVLGLSSSCRLTFSPSNNTVEGAYAVQLLMEDFPRQNITVINDREVEVLRNRISQIPIQFVLMVVPPVAFCDAFQPVVLNTTAANGHFFYATVNSSVRLPIFAQSLGFSELLFCGPSSMNKMITEEGFELSWRPSDSDVGRSHPVCFVIQNTVTSSQSCVVFMWWLNAFWLSLKPGSSPKARCPWNSFERSSYHS encoded by the exons GTGGTCCTCCGCTACAAGTTGGCCTTTAATGAGTGTGACAACATCCGTGTTCAGGAATGTCCTTTTGCCAACTGCTCGCTGACAGTAGTGTCGGTGGAAAGAGTGGACGAGGACAGTGGTGGTGAGTGGTGTCTGAGAGAGGTGGTGGTGCTGGTGAATACCTCCTCCTCCAAACTCTTTGAGCTACG GCTGACCGGCGGCCAGTGGATCAATGTCACCAATAGAGTTACAGACGTGCTGGCTGTAACCCACGTTGATGTGAGGAATAGGTCATCCGTCAGCCGGCCCAACTCTTCCCCCGTGACCACCATGCTGCCGATACTCAG AGTCCCCTCCAATTGCTCGATGAATTGGACGCTGTTGACCTTTGACCCTGAGGGAGACGCAGTGAGGTGCAGATTTGAAGACATCACATCTGTTCTCGGACTTTCATCA TCTTGTCGCTTGACCTTCAGTCCCAGCAACAACACCGTTGAAGGCGCTTATGCCGTCCAGCTGTTGATGGAGGACTTTCCTCGCCAAAACATTACCGTGATTAACGACAGGGAGGTTGAAGTTCTCAGGAATCGCATCAGTCAAATTCCCATCCAGTTTGTCCTGATGG TGGTTCCTCCAGTGGCGTTCTGCGATGCTTTCCAGCCCGTCGTCCTGAATACTACTGCAGCAAACGGACATTTTTTCTACGCCACCGTCAACAGCAGTGTGCGTTTACCAATCTTTGCACAGTCATTAGG TTTCTCCGAGCTGCTGTTCTGCGGCCCGTCCAGTATGAACAAGATGATAACGGAGGAAGGATTCGAGCTGTCCTGGAGGCCGTCTGACAGCGACGTAGGCAGAAGTCATCCTGTCTGCTTCGTCATTCAAAACACTG TAACCTCCAGTCAGAGCTGCGTTGTGTTTATGTGGTGGTTGAACGCG TTTTGGCTGTCCTTAAAGCCGGGCTCGTCTCCCAAGGCTCGCTGTCCATGGAATTCCTTCGAGAGGTCTTCTTACCACAG CTGA
- the LOC133560506 gene encoding uncharacterized protein LOC133560506 isoform X1 — translation MWVYLMVLLLPACSGRGFNFLGTVVTFYPNETSDDTVVLRYKLAFNECDNIRVQECPFANCSLTVVSVERVDEDSGGEWCLREVVVLVNTSSSKLFELRLTGGQWINVTNRVTDVLAVTHVDVRNRSSVSRPNSSPVTTMLPILRVPSNCSMNWTLLTFDPEGDAVRCRFEDITSVLGLSSSCRLTFSPSNNTVEGAYAVQLLMEDFPRQNITVINDREVEVLRNRISQIPIQFVLMVVPPVAFCDAFQPVVLNTTAANGHFFYATVNSSVRLPIFAQSLGFSELLFCGPSSMNKMITEEGFELSWRPSDSDVGRSHPVCFVIQNTGESENNLQSELRCVYVVVERVLAVLKAGLVSQGSLSMEFLREVFLPQLTTKLVEQGLPRSFTLRLGNITLET, via the exons GTGGTCCTCCGCTACAAGTTGGCCTTTAATGAGTGTGACAACATCCGTGTTCAGGAATGTCCTTTTGCCAACTGCTCGCTGACAGTAGTGTCGGTGGAAAGAGTGGACGAGGACAGTGGTGGTGAGTGGTGTCTGAGAGAGGTGGTGGTGCTGGTGAATACCTCCTCCTCCAAACTCTTTGAGCTACG GCTGACCGGCGGCCAGTGGATCAATGTCACCAATAGAGTTACAGACGTGCTGGCTGTAACCCACGTTGATGTGAGGAATAGGTCATCCGTCAGCCGGCCCAACTCTTCCCCCGTGACCACCATGCTGCCGATACTCAG AGTCCCCTCCAATTGCTCGATGAATTGGACGCTGTTGACCTTTGACCCTGAGGGAGACGCAGTGAGGTGCAGATTTGAAGACATCACATCTGTTCTCGGACTTTCATCA TCTTGTCGCTTGACCTTCAGTCCCAGCAACAACACCGTTGAAGGCGCTTATGCCGTCCAGCTGTTGATGGAGGACTTTCCTCGCCAAAACATTACCGTGATTAACGACAGGGAGGTTGAAGTTCTCAGGAATCGCATCAGTCAAATTCCCATCCAGTTTGTCCTGATGG TGGTTCCTCCAGTGGCGTTCTGCGATGCTTTCCAGCCCGTCGTCCTGAATACTACTGCAGCAAACGGACATTTTTTCTACGCCACCGTCAACAGCAGTGTGCGTTTACCAATCTTTGCACAGTCATTAGG TTTCTCCGAGCTGCTGTTCTGCGGCCCGTCCAGTATGAACAAGATGATAACGGAGGAAGGATTCGAGCTGTCCTGGAGGCCGTCTGACAGCGACGTAGGCAGAAGTCATCCTGTCTGCTTCGTCATTCAAAACACTGGCGAGTCAGAGAA TAACCTCCAGTCAGAGCTGCGTTGTGTTTATGTGGTGGTTGAACGCG TTTTGGCTGTCCTTAAAGCCGGGCTCGTCTCCCAAGGCTCGCTGTCCATGGAATTCCTTCGAGAGGTCTTCTTACCACAG CTGACGACAAAGCTGGTGGAGCAAGGATTGCCTCGTTCCTTCACACTGAGACTGGGAAACATCACACTGGAGACATAG